GCCGCGCGGGCCTTCGCCGCGCAGCTCGCCGCCGGACCGACCCGGGCGCACGCCGCCACCAAGACGGTGCTCGACCACTTCGCCGACGGTGGCGTGGCCGAGGCCGACCGGCACGTGACGACGATCGCCGCGCAGCTGTACCGCACCGAGGACCTGCGCAACGCGGTGCGGTCGTTCCTCGTCGACGGTCCGGGCCGGGCCACCTTCACCGGGCGCTGAGGTCCCTAGTCCCCCAGTACCAGCCGGCGGGCACCGGCGGGCCAGAGGATCGTGGTCGGGATGCCGCGCTGCCGCGCCCGGTCGACGGTCCGGTCCGTCGACGCCGCGTGGCAGCCCGGTTCGCCGTCCCAGACCGCCACGAGTCGCTGCACCCGTCGGACCAGCTCCTGGTTGGCAGCCACGAAGGCGGCGGTGCCGGAGCGGGCGTACCCGGTGTGGACGACGGTCGCCGCCCGGTTCAGCAGCTCGTCGAAGGCCGCTCGGTTCTCCGGGGCGATCACCGCGGTCCGGTAGTCGGGCGCCGGCAGGACCACCTCGTACGTGCCCCCCAGCTCGAGAACCGTCCGCGCGAAGACCTGGTCCGCACCCGCCGCCAGACAGGTCACGCCGTGCACCGGGCGGTCGCTGATCCGGCGCAACTCGGCGCGGAGCGCGTCGGCGACGAGCAGCTCGGTGTCGTAAGTCAGGTTGATGTGCCCGGTCACGCCGACGCGTACCGGTGCGGGGTCAGCCGGCATCCCCCGGTCCTCTCCGCTGCCCGGGCACCGCGGGCGCCAGCCGGATGAGCTCGAACCCGCTGTCGGAGAGCACGTCGGGCAGCGCCCGGATCTCCTCGCGGTTGCGCTCCTGCAGGTCCGGGGGCAACTCGTCCCAGGGGCGCAGGGCGGGATGCCGCCGCTGGCCGTCGTCACGGCGCTCGCCGTACGCCCAGCCCTCGCCGCGTCGTTCCCGGCACCACCGTTCGTGCTCCAGGCGGGCGAGTTCCTCGATCCGGTCGTCGATGGCCTGCGCGGCGGCGGACGCGTCGCCGGTGCCGCCGTGCCGGGGCGCCACGACGCAGCCGAGATTCAGCAGCTTGGCGGCGATGTCCTGGACATGGGCCCGGTTGGCCCGCCGCAGCGACTCGGGCAGCCGCGACCAGTCCACCATCGCCGGGGCGTCGCCGGGGCGCACCCCGGCCCGCTGCTGGGCCTCCAGGTATCGCTCGTGGATGAGCCGGGCCAGCCGCTCGGTGAGGTCGTCGGCGATCAGCCGGGCGTCGCAGGCATGGGTCAGCACCGGATAGAGGCGGACCTTTCCGTGCACCTCGTCGAGCAGGTCGTGGCGGTGGTCGCCGTGGAAGGCGGCGGCGAGGGCGGCCTGGCGGTAGACCGGCACGAAGACGGCGGTCTCGGTGCGCTGCCAGAGGGCCGGCGAGTCCAGCACGAACCGCACGCCCCGGCGCTCGTCCGGCACGCAGATGTAGATGCGGTCGTAGCGGTCGGCGCCGAGCCGGCCCGGTCCGACGACGCCGTCGAGGTCCAGGTCGTGCGCGGTGAGCTGGCAGACGGTGGTCATGAACGGGTAGCGCGTCGCCGCGGCGGCGAGCTCGGCGGCGGCGTCGGGGGCCACCAGGTCCACCCGCAGCGGCGGTACGGCGTGCCCCTCGGCCAGCTCGGCGCGGCGGGCCCGCCAGTGCCGGGCGGTCTCCAGCAGGAGAGCCCGGCGGAAGGCGCCGGTGCCGGCGATGAGCACCCGGGTGGGTCGGCCGGCCGCGCGGGGCAGCGGGTGGTGCCGGTGCAGCGCGCGGGCGGCCACGTCGTCGACGTGGAAGTAGTCCAACCGCAGCCGACTGGCCCCGGCCGCGCCGAGCCGTCGCGCCTGCAGTGACAGGCACACCTCGGATTCGTGGACCAGCACGTAGACGCGCGGTGGCGGCCGCCCGTCCCGGATCAGCCGGCTGGCGGTGTTGGCGATGGCGTAGTTGCTGTCGTCGTCGTCGCTGCAGGCGTAGATGGTGTGGGCCCGGGGCAGTCCGGCGCCGCGCAGCACCTGCGGGCTGGTCGGATCGCCGATGACGCCGAGATACCGGCGGGCGCGGAACTCCAGCGGACCGAAGGCCTTCGCGCGCACCACGACCACGCGTTCCCCGTCGGCGAAGAGCCGGTCCGCGAGCATGTGGGCGAACTGGGAGTCGCCGCAGACCAGCACGTGGTCCCGGGCCCGCCGGGCGCGCAGGCGGCGGCTCTCGGCGGCCAGCAGCAGCCGGCCGGCCTCGGCCACGGCCAGCAGGGTGAACAGCGGGGCGGCGAACCGGGCGACCTGCAGCTGCCACGGGTAGGGGCCCGGGTTCTGGAAGGGCTCGGCACCGAAGACGAACAGTTGCAGGTCGTAGTAGAGCACGTCGTAGGTGTCGTGGACGAGATCCGGCCGGATCCGCAGCAGGCGCGCGAACCCGACGTAGCCGAGAACGAGAGCGGCCAGCCCGATGACCCCGAAGAGGATCCTCAGCCACCAGCCGGCCGCGCGGGACGAGCCGGCGACCGGGTCTGTCATGGGGCTCATGGTATTTGACGAGGTCGATCGGGACCGCGCTCGACGCGCACCCCGCTCGACACCGGCGACCCGGGCGGCGTCACGGGAAGTCGTCGGGCCCGGTGTCGGGGAGCGTGGCCAGCAGCTGCCCGGCCAACCGCCGTACGGTGTCGTCGTCCTCCTGGTGGGCGAGCCGCACCAGGACCTGCCGGGTCCGGATGTCCCGGTAGTGGTGGCGGGTCAAGGCGAGCAGCGCCGTCCGGCGGATCTCCCAGTCGGTGTCGTCGGCCAGCCGCAGCAGCAGCTCCGGCACCCCCGCCCGGCCGGCCAGGGTGGCGCCCAACTGTTCCACCGCCCGGCGCCGGACCTCGAGGTCCGGGTCGTCGCGGACCAGCCCCACCAGCAGCACCTGGACCTCCGGGTCGGCGCCGAAGTGCTCGCCGAGCGCGGCGGCGATGCGGGCGCGGATCGCCGGGTCCTGGTCCGCCAGGCGGCGCATGAGCCGCAGGGTCACCGCCATGGACGCCGAGCCCTGCTCGGTCAGGCAGCACACCGCCGCGTCGAAGACGGCCGGATCGGTGTCCGACTCGACGCACTCCAGCAGCACGTCGGTCGCGACGTCGGGTTTGCCGTACCGGCAGAGGGTCCGCACGGCGGCCAGCCGGATGCCGACGTAGCTGTCCCGGCGGGCCCGCCGGCACAGCGTCTCCAGCAGGCCCGCGGCCTCGCCGTGGCCGGCGAGCGCCTGGGCGGCGGCGCGCAGCACGTTCGGGTCGGGATCCCGGCTGACCTGTTCGGCCAGGCACTCCCGCACCGCGGCGTCGGGCGGTTCGGCGAGGCGGGTCAGACTGCGGGTGACCCGCAGCCGGACGATCGGGTCCCGCTCCTGGAAGGCCCGGCTGATGAGCAGGTCACGGGTGGCGTGGCCGAACGGTGACCGGCCGGTGAGCAGGTCGATCGCGGCGAGCCGGACGCTCGCGGTGGGGTCTCGCCGGGCGCTGTCCAGCAGCAGTTCCCCGGTGCGGTGGTCGGGGTAGGCCTCGGCCAGCCCGCGCACCGCGGCGAGGCGGACCGTGGCGTCCTCGTCGACGCGCGCCGCGTGCGCCACCACCGTCCAGCCGGTGTCGTCGACGCGGTCCTGGTCGATCAGCGCGGTGACCGCGGCGGCCCGCACCGAGGCGTCCTCGTCCTGCTCGATCCGATCGACCAACCGGGCCCGGCAGCGCCCGTCCGGGTCCGGTACGAGCGCCAGCCGCTGCACCGCGACGGCGCGCAGCCGCGCGGAGCTGTCCGAACCGGCCAGCTTCAGCAGCAGTTCGGTGCTCTCCGGGCCGGGCGGGCCGGGCAGCAGTCTGGTCACCACGCAGCGCCGCACCTCGTCCGGTGCGTCCCCGGCCACCCGCTGCAACGCCCGGGCGCGGGCGGTCTCGGCGTGTGCGGTCAGGGCCAGCAGGCCCTCCAGCGCACCCTGCACCACGCCGGGGTCGCTGTCGGTGGCCAGCAGCCGGTGCAGGGTCCCCGGCGCGTCCGGCAGGTCGGCGCACCGCGCGGTGAGCACCCCGACGGCGGCGCGGCGGACCGCGGTGGCGGGGTCCTCGGTGGCCTGGTCCAGCAGCCGGCGGACGTCGCCCGACAGGTCCGCCCGCCCGCCGAGGGACTGCACGGCCAACGCGCGTACGGCGGGATCGGGTGAGGCGGCGAGGTCGCGCAGCACGTCGGCGAGGTCGGGATCGGCGCCGAAGTGGGCGACCAGGGCCCGCGCGGCGGCCTGCCGCACGGCGGTGGAGACGTCCGCCTGCGCCTCGGCGAGCAGCAGGTCCCGGCATCGGCGACGGCCGCGGCCGGTGGCGTCCATCCGGCCGGCGGCCTCGGCCAGCCCGGCGACCAGGGTGAGGTGGGCCTGCCGCTCCCGGCCCTGCCCGAGCTCGTGGACCAGCAGTTCCTCCAGCTGCTCCTCGTCGGTGGAGAGCAGGACGGCGATCCGGGTGGCGAACGCGGAGCCGGAGCGCCAGCTGGTCCGCACCCCGCGGCGGCGGTACCAGTGCAGGAAGGGCCCGCGTCCCGGCCAGTTCGGCCCGAGCGCCCGGATCGCCGACAGCAGCTCCTGCTCGGTGAGGTCGACGAGGTTGGGGTCGTCCACGGAGATGCCGTGTTCGACCAGCAGCACGATCCGGCACAGCACGGCGTCACCCGCGTCGGTCAGCTCGGCGGGCTGCGGGGCCTCCGCCACGCACTGCGCGGCGAGCACCAGGTTCCAGGGCGGGCCG
The Micromonospora sp. R77 DNA segment above includes these coding regions:
- a CDS encoding RyR domain-containing protein: MTDPVAGSSRAAGWWLRILFGVIGLAALVLGYVGFARLLRIRPDLVHDTYDVLYYDLQLFVFGAEPFQNPGPYPWQLQVARFAAPLFTLLAVAEAGRLLLAAESRRLRARRARDHVLVCGDSQFAHMLADRLFADGERVVVVRAKAFGPLEFRARRYLGVIGDPTSPQVLRGAGLPRAHTIYACSDDDDSNYAIANTASRLIRDGRPPPRVYVLVHESEVCLSLQARRLGAAGASRLRLDYFHVDDVAARALHRHHPLPRAAGRPTRVLIAGTGAFRRALLLETARHWRARRAELAEGHAVPPLRVDLVAPDAAAELAAAATRYPFMTTVCQLTAHDLDLDGVVGPGRLGADRYDRIYICVPDERRGVRFVLDSPALWQRTETAVFVPVYRQAALAAAFHGDHRHDLLDEVHGKVRLYPVLTHACDARLIADDLTERLARLIHERYLEAQQRAGVRPGDAPAMVDWSRLPESLRRANRAHVQDIAAKLLNLGCVVAPRHGGTGDASAAAQAIDDRIEELARLEHERWCRERRGEGWAYGERRDDGQRRHPALRPWDELPPDLQERNREEIRALPDVLSDSGFELIRLAPAVPGQRRGPGDAG
- a CDS encoding HEAT repeat domain-containing protein — translated: MKVYISATQKDLLEYRAAVHAVARRLQIEDVAMEAYGADVRPPLDRCLADVRRCDLYVGLFAWRYGFRPPGQESSITELEYREALAAGKPCLVFLLAEDTPWPVDMIDRDADWQQIVALRRELKERHLCAFFSGVDDLTAKVTAALADVRSGRSPAREPADPGTHLPPAVRSHYYKQLALRYQAVPVDAVSPRPTIGYLTVGLPKVFVEPRVHEDARPEMPLAWWRWAGSTPGGDTGGLPGVVNPEEVERLWEEYAAKDALSLFDVVCDPGRRTIVLLGDPGSGKSAAARYLALALAGACVEPRLAALDRHLPVLIELRSYAVHRGDGRCDGLLDYVGHRHQQGLTGIDRDVLESYLRQGGQALFLFDGLDEVFDPAQREEVAAQIATFANEYPGVLTVVTSRAAGYLRHTFANAGFDHFTLEDLDDEQIARFLGNWYRYVMPTPAAEAERQRRQILDVVRSSRAMHEIAGNPLLLMLMAIVGRGHPLPRNRRRLYAHVTDVLISEWDVTKQLRESHGDVPSLDLQAKRRLLRHLAYRMQFRESGPAGNYIESDELARIFSEHLVAFYGFENERALAMAYSMIDKLRQRSFILERYGLRLFGFVHRAFLEFFCAEEIVDRIEHDPDAWGLEQLRALFCDHWADPSWREVLRLVAGALPARTANELVTLLATEATQPWPPLNLAGPPWNLVLAAQCVAEAPQPAELTDAGDAVLCRIVLLVEHGISVDDPNLVDLTEQELLSAIRALGPNWPGRGPFLHWYRRRGVRTSWRSGSAFATRIAVLLSTDEEQLEELLVHELGQGRERQAHLTLVAGLAEAAGRMDATGRGRRRCRDLLLAEAQADVSTAVRQAAARALVAHFGADPDLADVLRDLAASPDPAVRALAVQSLGGRADLSGDVRRLLDQATEDPATAVRRAAVGVLTARCADLPDAPGTLHRLLATDSDPGVVQGALEGLLALTAHAETARARALQRVAGDAPDEVRRCVVTRLLPGPPGPESTELLLKLAGSDSSARLRAVAVQRLALVPDPDGRCRARLVDRIEQDEDASVRAAAVTALIDQDRVDDTGWTVVAHAARVDEDATVRLAAVRGLAEAYPDHRTGELLLDSARRDPTASVRLAAIDLLTGRSPFGHATRDLLISRAFQERDPIVRLRVTRSLTRLAEPPDAAVRECLAEQVSRDPDPNVLRAAAQALAGHGEAAGLLETLCRRARRDSYVGIRLAAVRTLCRYGKPDVATDVLLECVESDTDPAVFDAAVCCLTEQGSASMAVTLRLMRRLADQDPAIRARIAAALGEHFGADPEVQVLLVGLVRDDPDLEVRRRAVEQLGATLAGRAGVPELLLRLADDTDWEIRRTALLALTRHHYRDIRTRQVLVRLAHQEDDDTVRRLAGQLLATLPDTGPDDFP